CAGGAAGAAGACCAGCTCCCGGCCGCCCTGGATGCGCCCCAGGTCCACCCGCCGGTCCGCCAGCGTGAGGCCCGGATCCGGGTTGGTGCTCCGCCGCAGGCCCCGCGCGTCATAGGCGGAGACGTCGTAGTCGGGGATGCCGTCCAGGCCGTAGGTGTCCGCGTCCGGGACGGCGCCCAGGTTCCGGTGGGTGGTCCGCTCCCAGTCGTCGTCGGTCAAAAGGAACACGAGCTGTCCCAGCCCCTTGTCTCCGTTCGCGGGCGCGGCCGGCTCCAGCAGGTTGGGGATGCGCGCGAAGAGCCCGCCGTCGGAGAAGCCGGGGTTGGAGGTCGTGAGGGTCGGGGGGGCGTCACGCCCGATGACGTCCGTGCTCACCGGGAAATGATTTCCAGGGCGGGCATCCGGCAGATCCGCCACCGAGGCAAAGGTGTTCGCGCAGTTCGCGTCGAGCGCCAGCTCGGGCTGGTTGAAGAGGAAGCCCCTGGAAGTGAAAGACCGGGTGCAGCGCCGGGCCGCCCCGATGTACGGACGCGCCTGGGGCCCCGTGGTGGGGGCCAGGTTGTAGAGGTCCTCGTGCAGGTCCGCGATGCCGTTGGCGTTGGCATCCACCAGCTCCCCCACGGCGTTCACGTAGCCCTTGCGCTGGAGGTCGTCGACGTAGAGGTAGCCCACGGCATGGCTGGCGATGGAGTCCTTCTGCACGAACATCACGCTCAGCTGCTGGTCCTCGGGGAACACGATGGACTCCGAGGGCGGGCGCGCCGGGTCGGGCACGGTGATGCGTCCGTCCACGAGCGTCACGCTGTCGAACTGCTCGAAGCCCTCCGCGGTGAACGCGGGCTGGCGGTTCTTCCCCAGGTCCTGCAGGACGCGGAGGTCGAACGCCGCCGTCGAGGACAGGCCCAGACCGTTGGTCACCGTGGCCTGCACGGGCGGAGTGCCTCCGGAGGCCAGGCACAGGGGCGCCGTCCAGTTCGCGCGGCTCGTGGTCGCGTTGCCCAGAGGGGTGCTCAGGCTGCCCTCGGTGACGCTCCAGGAGAACGTGAGCGGGCTGCCCTGCGGGTCCTCCGCCTGGAGGCCCAGCCGTGAGACGCCGCCCGCCTCCAGCTGCTGGGGCGTCTGGGTGAGGGTGGTGATGCGGGGTGGCTCGGCGGCGCTCGCGGGCCGCGAGAAGGAAATGACACACAGGAGGCCTCCGGCCGCATGGGCCAGGAGCCGGATGAAGTTCGGATTCAGGACGTCCCCCTCGTTCAGTGACGCGACGAGGAACGTATCAGCCAGGGC
This DNA window, taken from Corallococcus coralloides DSM 2259, encodes the following:
- a CDS encoding DUF4114 domain-containing protein codes for the protein MQATVTNGLGLSSTAAFDLRVLQDLGKNRQPAFTAEGFEQFDSVTLVDGRITVPDPARPPSESIVFPEDQQLSVMFVQKDSIASHAVGYLYVDDLQRKGYVNAVGELVDANANGIADLHEDLYNLAPTTGPQARPYIGAARRCTRSFTSRGFLFNQPELALDANCANTFASVADLPDARPGNHFPVSTDVIGRDAPPTLTTSNPGFSDGGLFARIPNLLEPAAPANGDKGLGQLVFLLTDDDWERTTHRNLGAVPDADTYGLDGIPDYDVSAYDARGLRRSTNPDPGLTLADRRVDLGRIQGGRELVFFLVVNIEAIHDPENSLVHPCLRKALNGQCTLHLRSPVSVFFSKSKWNLDQDPEGQRQVMARANGCAYSDACHPPAGQPYGCYLPSQGRRLCGWLPEEALERLLEPDYGNNHFPNGLIEVTTEPGAPMPHVLSHPSLVTPGRWIIAFEDLNGGGDRDYNDVVLQLVSPVSTGVVRSPSLAARPSSPEETGCTVSRMRLRKDDGSFPGCDTAPIQYAVATDCRVCWGGACLPNPTPTWHPLTLRHGYDEAVIDVSGTPGTQPCWKAVLAPANGFCTSSILSVDVGYEYAPLNP